The Gossypium hirsutum isolate 1008001.06 chromosome D07, Gossypium_hirsutum_v2.1, whole genome shotgun sequence genome includes the window TTGGCCGACCTTAGCCATCTACCCGCTCTTCGATACTTGGTCGACGATGTTGGGATGTGGCACATGGTGTCTCAACGGAAGCATGTGAATGCATGGTGGGAGACCATTTCTAACCGAGCTGCTTGGAAGAAACTCATGAAGCTCGCTAATTATTGATCACCTTATATTACTATTTTCATTtatcaaagaataaaattttaatgtctTTTGATTAAACTAATCTAGCTTAAATATAGTACTTTTAGTTTAACTTCGAATTAAAAGTTACCATGTAGCTTTATATTATggtgagaaaataaaataaataaaaatatggataaaCTACATTAGTAGTCATCCAATTATTAGTATTTgttttttggtcactcaactatttaatttttgttgtttttgttcaCAAGTACAAGTAGGCTAATGATGgtagcttttaaaattgacataatagtaattttaaccctcaaattttatatattgtatcAGTTTAGTTTTTATTCTAAAATTtctaaccctcaacatttacacattgtgtaatttgattttttttatgaccttttcacctaaaaagctgaaaaaaaatttatcagccaattttgattgaaatatataaaaaaaatgaaaacaccaaaaaatctcaggataataatttttatcttttctcattcttttaaaattaaccctcaatgttacaaagaaaagcaaaattgcaaaaagaaaaagggtaaactacatcaGTAGTCATCCAACTATAtatggttttttctttttttggtcacctatctataaaaagttacaaaatgatcacccaactattagtaaatttcttttttggtcacctaactatgaaaagttataaaatggacACGCAACTATCCAATTTTGTCTGTTTTTATCACCAACAGGtgacgtaaaaatggaaacacccaaaaatctaaGATAGTTGAGTGAccgaaaaagacaaaattgaatagttgaatgaccattttgtaacttttcatagttgggtgaccaaaaaagaaaatcacTAATAGTTggttgaccattttgtaacttttcatagctAGGTGACCAAAACAGGAAAATAGTTGGAATACTactaatgtagtttacccaaaaagaGACCAAATTACTcgatgtgtaaatgttgagggttaaccttctttagaattaagactaaattaacaaaatttataaatgttaagggttaaaATTGCTAATATGCTAATTTTAAAAGCCGTCACCATTAGTCAATTAGTGatcaaaaagacaaaattaaatagttcgaTAATCATCTTGTAGCTTTTTATAGTTAAGAGACAAAAAAATTCAGATAGATGTTACTATTGATACGATGATAAACACCCGTCataagtaaaattttctaaaaaactaAATGTAAGCAACAAATgtaaatctaactagtttggtgATTAGAATATTTTAGTCGTATAAATGATTTtagtatatatacacatatgctCCCACCAAGCTTCAAATCATTCCCAAAAAATTAATGCTAATATACATGGATCCAAATACTATACAATGAACCATTAAGCTTTATTTGGATGGACAGTGAAATTAATTCCGATGAGAAGAACGAATTGTTGATGGAGCCACGAGAGATCTAACATATGCAACAGGGAGGGCAATTAATTTCTTTGCTTTGCTTACATAAGCTCTCTTTGTAAAGTTGTTATAATCATTGGCCTCTATCTCATCTAATATTTGCTTATATAGCATCAATGATGCCGATACCtgcattttaacaatttaaacaCTGATTACTGGTTATTATGTTCCGTGTTACGTCGAAAGACGAGTTTATTGATTACTTACCGGCCATCGACTCGATGCATTTAGCTCTTTAACTCCTTTTTCTGCTTCATGAAACAACATTCTGGCCCTCTTTATTTGTTTCTTCATGAAGTTCCTCCACTTATCTGTTACTTTTCCACTAAAAATGTCCTCATCTGATAGTCCTTCCTGTGCTAACTCATCTTGTGGTAGATAAATCCTTCCCCTTTGTGCACTGCAGGTACCAAGTTCAAGTACAAAATGTAGTATGAGACTTAAAAAATGTACATTTTAATGCATAGAGCACCATGCAACTTACTCTTCTCCAACATCTCTGAGTATGTTAGTGAGTTGATTAGCTATCCCTAATGCCAATGCAGCATTATACACACTCTCTGTGCTAGCTAAAGATTCAGGTGCAATGCCCATCACAGGCACACTCATCAACCCGACAGTGCCGGCTACATAATAGCAATAGAGATATAGTTCGTCGAAGTTTTTGTATCTCGATTTCCTTAAGTCCATCCTCATTCCTTCTATCATGTCTTTGAAAGGCTGCAAACAGAGTGGAAAATGATCTATGGGTAGCAATATAAGTTGGATGCCAACTAGAAGCTGTTCTCTAGCTCAGTTTAAGGTAAGCACAAGCCAGTCTAATGCAAGTAACCTGAATATTGACTGGAAATTTATTAACCGTGTTGGCTAAAGCGGCATCGAGCATATCAAACGGACGACCGTTGAATAGATCTTCCAACCTTGCTTCCCACCTATCTAAAGCAGTGGGAGTTATATGCGGTGCATTTGGTCCGTCAACGAGCTCATCGGTCCTCCGACACCAGACTGTATAAATGCATATAACATCATAAGAAAGTGATCAAATAATTACTGTCATACATCATACACTTAAAAGACTCACCATAGATAGCCCATATAGCCCTACGTCTTTCAGGGGTCATCAGCAAAGTTCCTAGACAAGGCAAAATTAagcataattgttttttttttctagtatTTGATCGAAACTCTAATTCAAAGCTACTGTATAACAAGAATTAGAAAAGGCTAACCCAAATAAAAGGTTTTTGCATACTCGGCACAAATTTCACCACAACGATCATATGCTTCATTTAACAAGCTCAAATCACCAGGTACAACAACATCCCCACGAGGTGATCTCAATTGCTTCTTAACCAAAGCTGCCTGTTTCAACACCACATTGTAAACCTTCTCCTCTGATGACATAGCTATTTCACCTGCTGAGCTAGTGGCTGCCATGGTTGACATCACAGTGACCTTCACCTTGCTTCTTCTTAACCCTTCTGAACCAGGAACATGAGTCCTTAAAGAACAAAAATGGGGTTTCCATCTCTGATTCTTACCTTTACCTGCTCTGTGTTGGAACAACAAATTAGGACATGGCAAGGACCGGTTCCCATGATGAAGGAACCCCAAGTTTGATTGGGAAGATACAAACCAAAGCAACTTTAAAGACATGTTGAAACCAAATGGGATCTAAACCAAAGAAAGAACCGTGAGAGAGGTTGATTTAAAAGTTGGTTGTATGTATCTAGCTTCCATTggattgcttcttcttctttttgtgtgtgtgtgtgtgttattAATGTTATTTCTGTGAAGGCAAAACAATTAcctattgttattattttgatgGATGGCTACAAATATTATTAAATGGGGGAGGAGGATAGTGATTTATGAATAATataatcaaaatgaaacaaatggtTGTCGGGATTAGGTGTTGGGATCCTAAGACCAAACCCGGTTCTGCTCTTAAATTATTTCTTAATCTTTAATCTTAAAATGTGGGGGCGGATAAACCCAAATGAGATGAAGGATAAAAGCATGAAGGTGAAATCCAGGTAGAGAATGATGTCGACCAATTAAAAAATAGTGAGATCGGGTTTATTCGATAAGGTTATCTAAGTAAGGCATGGCGATTGGCGACACTGTCTGTGAGTATGCGGCAAGTGAAATATAAACACACCATACGGGACTTTTTTTGGTGTTGAAAGCGACTTCGACATATTCAAATTATtgcaataataaatatattaatcgaattaaaattcagtaaataaaatatacatttgttaattttttattgtctTCAACGATGGGACATCCGTTCCCTCCAATTGATCCAATTTTAGATAAGtagattttaaatttgaattggaAAAATGTCATgcacattttttcttttaatcttctaattataaattttttatatatcaaattactattttgagaattttttttgcCACAATGATTTCACcctttaactttataaaaaacaTCATTTTAGTCCTCCActtatttttttgcattttttagcATTTAAACTTGTATTATTTGTCAATTCATCGGATGAAAAAATTAACTGACATGGCATCAACGTGGGCCAttagatattaattattttttaaaatttaaaatatatttttaatactttttaatttttcaaaattatttttaaaaaatttttaaaaattaattaattgttggcGTGGCATCCACGTGTATGCCACGTCAGTaaagttaaaagaacattaacttttccatcaattttaagggtaatttgacaAACAGTGCAAGTTTAAGAGCTAAAAGAGACGAAAAATAAATGgagggctaaaatgatttttttttgtaaaattggagGATCAAATAAGTCATTGTGCCTTTTTTTGGCATTATCTATGTTCATGTTACTGTTCATGTTCGATGTTTGGGATGCCTCTCCTAACAATCTGGTCCCCAAGGTTTGAACTCGCATTCTCTTCTTAGGAGTGCAATGTGTTTTTATCACAACACCAAACACTTGTTggtaatttagattttttttttacaaaatataacACATTCGGTGAGtcaaaaaatgttaaaatatgttccAAATGTTTTACTTTTCGCATGTTTAGAATTTAGttcttatagttttattttttaaaattttaatctttttatttttagatttcaaCATTAAAATTCATTTGTCTATGGCACAAGGGAATAGTGGTTAAGTCTCTTGTTAGCACCTCAAATAATAAGGTTCAAACTTTGTTGTTGCTCATTTCCCTCCTCAATTTGTATTATGGATAAAAGAATTCAGGTCTATTTATtagaactattaatttttttattgaatttgttAATGTAACATTTTAATGGggttaacaattaaatttttattttttcaaaattttaaaaaaataaattaactaaatgTACGAAGACTACATGAATTTAGAACATATTTAAACTCCTAAAAACTTAAGGACACTTGAATTGTTGAAGTGGAAAATGCTATGCATCAAAAGCATATCTCCTATGCATGAATTGCGTTCTCCTATACTATTTTGGAAACTTAAGTGCCTTACATCAAAGTAGTTCTTTCACTCACGAAAAGTTTTCTTTGACGCCGATTCAAATTATGCTACTTTACCTTTAATactgtataaaaattttattatatctcAAGCGttcaatgaaaaaaaataatcattGCCAATAAGAAAGGAGTATCTTCAGAATGTCATTAATAACAACCATCATATTCACATAGATCAAATCTTATTaatgttttcaatttttcaaagtcaataATTCTAAAGATGATTACATGGAGTGTATCCAAGCCATACTCTAACTTCAATCTATATTCAAGCTTACGAATGAGGCAATCATGATATAATGGACCAGTTCCAAGCCAATATCTTCTCTTCTAAAACAAAGAAGAGAGACCTCATATAGTGAATACTCTACTTAAACACCATTTCTAAACCTCCATCATCAATAACTTTCCACATAACCTACAATATGAACCATTATTATTTATCCTAACATTTTTTATAACTTAATTGTTATAACAAATATAACAGAAAATATTCTATTattcttaatataaaataaatatttatattttttatgattaataaaTGTATCGTCTATATGCAAACAATAAATAtagatgtgataaaataataataaacgagatatatatatatataggatcctaaattttttgaattaattataaCCTAAGTGAATGATCTTTGTTTTTGTTAGGtggaattctattttattttatttttttgacatgAAAAGTCCAAGCATTTCTTTTTTTGACTGAAATTTCAAGCATCTCATTAAAACATCAAACAGTACATAATATAAAGGCTCAAAGTCCAAAAAAATAGGACACTTAGCACAAGACCAAAAAAGCCCAGCCCAAATCCACGAGAAGCAAACCCTAGGCACCTCAAGCGAAGAAGGaggggtttttttttataaaaataatattaaaaaataaattaattacgaaaataatacgaaaaacaaattaattacgGAAATGAGATGTTTTTTTTATAGAGAATATAGGTGTCATTTGAATGGTTGGGGTaccactttttttaaaattatttttttattggtgTTGCCTGACACACTGACGACATTGAATTGAAGTGTGATAAAAAATCATGAGAGACCCGATAAGAAACATTTCCCTTTAAATTGGctgttgaaaaaaaaaaaacttaaggaCGCATCAAACATGACACAAGGGATAATTGCTTCATAAACCCTTTCttatttattgttttctttttaaaaccatGTAACAAATGATATTTTTATCAGTAAATGTTGAACTTATTTGATTGTTTTTAacaataaggattaaattgatttaataattgagAGGATTAATTTGATCTGACCATTATAATAGAAGGACCTATAAACCCATTTtcgtaattaaataattttttaatattatttttataaaacaagcCAAAGAAAGAGTGTAATGAGAGAAGTGAGgtggaaattttaaagaaagggtagAAAGCGTGAAGAAACAACAACCACAGCTATTGGATTTTGTTTGTGTGATGGAAATATACCAACTATATCACATTCTAAATATACGATTTGACGTATAAAGAGTGCTATGGTCTGTCTGTTTAAGAATGATGGAAACATGGTGTCCACGTTTGTCTTTAAATTatcgaatttttataaaaaactatTATATATTTGTAATAGGTCAATTTAGTCCGaactcataaaaaataataaacctaaaataataaaacaaagtctaaaattatatcattttgcCCAATCGGGATGACTCATTAcatgaaaaggttgaaggtctatctacaagcttgatgcatatgaaaacataatcttcaaggatatgcaatcatagatatgatatgtaatcttagatatgatatgcaaccttagaagatatgattttgtaatcttagagatttaatttgtagataccttttaatcttagccgttgatgtaattaatctgtaccgttggatttgggaaggctcaactataaatagatgcctcTCACTTCATTGTAAAGGAGGGAAATggggagtaataataatttttaagagtatttactcaaatttctctctctcttgcgttcttattttgttgatttgtgtataatttatttattgatttgtatattgttgatttcaaatctctttttcccttactattaattttcaaattcattatttttaaatttgtttacattttatttggctttatatttttttattttatactctttgttttaaattcattggtatttgattattgatactatttaatcctctatttgttattttaatttttttattaaattaattattttaatattattaatactattatgtgacatcattaatcttgtatcattattatttttttttatttttatattcatgcGAATGCAtcgtttttatgtaatatatattgttttatatatagtatacatatgcttatatatattttatacatatgtttttgtttttattttacttcctaacttttatatacatatatatacacttctatatttagtttcaattttttttttacttttgtatatatgtacatgtatgtatttatatatttttctaatgaatatttatatatatatatacgcacatgtctatgttttttatttacttaaatacaaacttatattttcaacacatatgttataatatatatatatgtatatttatatatttttctttattttcataaatgcattatatatattttgttataaattctattgtccaaaattttatatgtaaacccatgtgtatgtcttttattctttataatttcatgtatatattttgtaccttttttctctttatatattttttatttccttcatttgcttattgatttatgttttcatttaaattttgttaatttaatacTTTACATGTCGtttttttatgtacattaatttcgtttatttctatgccattgttgtatttattattgtattttacacttaatgtagcattacatcatttttttactcgcttttaaaattttcaaaattgagataatactcgtatttaggattttcaaggaaattgagccccaATGTATTGGGTTCCatttttcttcgttaaatctaacaatcgagaattactcattaatcaaaaaataaaatgaaaagcttgttgtcgggaatttaatatgttgtatcctaacgtattggatgtgacatattgatttctcgagacaaagagttttttaaaaaaataataacaaaggaaatattccaagtttaggattttgagaaattgtgccctaacgtattgggctgcgatttctttataaatattaaacaaatgaatattcttttaaattttattacacgagtattttggactaattcatttttgaggaattagaatgtcgtgccctaacgcattgggtgtgacattttctttctccgaaatgataagagtcttaataaacaacgttttttaagtttttattaaggatcatattttttaattttcgacattaagaaactaattaattaactaggtaccaattttaggcgttacgagggtgctaatccttcctcgtacgtaaccgactcccggatccatttttctaaaactcgtagaccaaagctattttttaggtgatccaatcacacctcaataaaaaattggtggcgactcccaatttttgtttttttaaagtcgacaactaatttttatttttttccaaaatagaaatggtttcgacagcttggcgactccactggggacaaacaCGAGAGTCGAGCCAAAAATTGATTAATTTCTGTCTTatgtcgaaaatttttaaaaattcatgagatccttttgcattcattattttcttgctaaattgatctttgcattatacattgcctgagttgaatgattttacccctctaagtgggagtgagaaactagtcattcgtgaggttttcacctctgtgcaggatagtggatcactttcgggatacatccgtacctatgtcttcgtaagattttcatctccgtttagccatagggaaatgtatccccctgaactaaactcagtctgtatgagcctataataggtgaggatcgaggaatctgctggttcaggtacccttacttcagaaccgaaccgcatatagaagaccttaggagctcaccctaggtagagccacttcaaacccctagtggtcacccgaatagacgttctatttattcttgcttgcttttgctttgtactaacttGTTTCTTTTTTGTTATGATTACattacattttcatcataaaaaagagatgttgattcacgttcaattgTGAAATATAGaacttgtcataagaaaatgagtttcttgataaaatggaagacaatatggttgtccgaatatggtccaagaaaacgtgataagagaaggatgatagtttaatggaggactacacgactatggatttaagatgacaaagattattcaagAGCCactgaactttcttaaagagaagccaacgagtaTCACGAGCATGAGTGAGCAACGAGTTGCGGCCCGGATCGAGCAAAAAAGAGATAGAAGAGACGTctttttgaagagttcgtgagatttatcttaacgctcgaatgaagaagaggatcgaatgtctccgcctatgagggcaaggccatataaatattcattttatgtaaagagatttgttttttagtaaagttttctaaatggaattgaatcagaatcaacgtctctttatgcattcattgcatgcattCGCATTACATGACATTATACGCGTTAAAGTCCACTAAAAGAGCCTAATCGATTaaaatcattcctcagttaacctggaaaccaaccaatcAACTAAACACCGTTACGGTACTCGGGCGAAATCAAGAAGTATGGACCAAAGATTAGAAAAGCTCGAACAATTCCAAAAATAAATGCAGGATCAGCTTCAGCAGCAAATGAAGGAGCAGCTCGAGAAGATTTAGCAGAATTTGATGGACAAATTGATGGAACCTTAGAAGAATATGATGGCTAAGTTGACTCAGTTACTGACTGGAGGAATTGATAAAGGAAAGAGCTCTGTGCTTAATGTTGAAGAATGAGACAGTGAGGGACCTgtctatcctccaggctttaccccTCAGCAAGTTGAGGAATGTCCGCGCAAATCCTCTGTCACCATTAGGCCTCAGCAGTTTCAGGCCAGTGCTTCAATGCcaatgaatttcaagttggatcaggctctaacccctAAGACAACCTTGTCAATATGGCTATTCCTGACTTCGATGATACAgcgggaaaagaaaaagtgaatgaTGAGTTACCAAAACAGCTAGAGGAAAAGTATAAAtggctggaagagaaatttagagcAATGGAAAGTGCTGAGAGCTACTATGGGATTGATGCTAAAGAATTAAGCTTGGTTCTggatttagtactcccttacaaattcaaaatgcccgaGTTTGAGAAGGATAATGGAACTAGTAGTCCCGaagcccatattactatgttttgtaggcgGATGACTGGGCATGTTATTAATGACCAGTTGCTAATACATTGTTTCTAGGATAGCCTCACAGAGGCAGCgcccaagtggtacaatcaattgaatTGTGCCAAGATtaattcatggaaagatttagcaCAGGCATCCATAAAGCAGTACAATCATGtaactgacatggtacctgatggaatcactctacaaaatatggaaaagaagtctggtgaaagttttaggcaatacgcacagaggtggagagaggttgccgtccaagttcagccaccgctccAGGAAAGGGAAATGACAATGCTATTCATAAATACATTGAAAGCTccgttcatcacacatatgttagggagtGCCACAAAAAGATTTTCtgacataatcatgaatggtgaaatgattgaaagcgccATAAGAAGCGGAAGGATTGATGCTAGAGGAAATAATAGAAggcaagcctcaaaagaaaaaggaaatgaggTGAACAGCGTGAATACGTACAGCAAATCGATTGCTAATCAGcagggttcatcaagacaagaatcatgTGTGAAACAAGGTACTGAAAAACTCCAGTTCACGTCAATTCCAATGTCGTGCAAAgagttgtatcaaagcttattcgatgcgcatgttgtttctCCTTTACATGTGAAGCCTTCACAgcctccgtatcccaaatggtacgacgcaaGTGCACAATGCAATTGTCATGCGGGAATTACGagacactcaatagagaattgcattaccttcaaaaagctagttgaaaaattcatcaacatgggtattgtcaagttgggtgGCTCATTTAATGCAGAAAATTcgttacccaatcatgattgacaatgGGGTGAATGTAATATATGAGGAGatgttgggaagtgttcacatcaatgacatatagGGAGACACAAATGAAAtggggaccttgttagatatcctcCCTTATAAATCTGGGAGTGTTCTAAGTAATTGaactgcggaagaaatccctgtaatttttagagcttatttagagtaatgttcagaacattttttt containing:
- the LOC107953940 gene encoding phytoene synthase 2, chloroplastic-like — its product is MSLKLLWFVSSQSNLGFLHHGNRSLPCPNLLFQHRAGKGKNQRWKPHFCSLRTHVPGSEGLRRSKVKVTVMSTMAATSSAGEIAMSSEEKVYNVVLKQAALVKKQLRSPRGDVVVPGDLSLLNEAYDRCGEICAEYAKTFYLGTLLMTPERRRAIWAIYVWCRRTDELVDGPNAPHITPTALDRWEARLEDLFNGRPFDMLDAALANTVNKFPVNIQPFKDMIEGMRMDLRKSRYKNFDELYLYCYYVAGTVGLMSVPVMGIAPESLASTESVYNAALALGIANQLTNILRDVGEDAQRGRIYLPQDELAQEGLSDEDIFSGKVTDKWRNFMKKQIKRARMLFHEAEKGVKELNASSRWPVSASLMLYKQILDEIEANDYNNFTKRAYVSKAKKLIALPVAYVRSLVAPSTIRSSHRN